A single window of Anopheles moucheti chromosome 2, idAnoMoucSN_F20_07, whole genome shotgun sequence DNA harbors:
- the LOC128298551 gene encoding cysteine-rich motor neuron 1 protein isoform X1 — MAPIRNRPSTQALRPVRAMALVLVIASLLATSCTADEAVTDLEMRCQSVQCYIDCPADSYLPNTFDTNDEREVGTEPSETAAGSDRERRAIATNNRVHAPIQIVPSPYQDYFRNNLPAARRLKRNIDPTDLMPPAAIDYSENEPHLQELCCPKCVCQPCPEIPSCPPNFKLTIDAHDQTGQPGKCCPSYQCELHNPMCYSETNRTWYRDNESWQESRCTTCRCQAGVPRCVAPTCKPLNCEHQIDLPDRCCPVCDPQKSIFCEDHNCELRCRNGYERRGDCALCSCVQPSTNTTIDRTMPDNKPTETTALVANYTSGDVATTNTSEAGPAADDGFFNSLPTIIWLAIVIITILATPIIYSWMTKECVKEGLKMLFTCNQISQRKSAYNRVSSTVPVAPPANGTAAANSMA; from the coding sequence ATCTCGAAATGCGTTGCCAGAGCGTGCAGTGTTACATCGATTGCCCTGCGGATAGCTACCTGCCGAACACATTCGACACAAACGACGAAAGGGAGGTTGGAACCGAGCCGAGCGAAACGGCCGCTGGAAGCGACCGCGAAAGGCGCGCGATCGCCACGAACAACCGTGTCCATGCCCCGATCCAGATCGTTCCGAGTCCGTACCAGGACTACTTCCGAAACAACTTACCGGCAGCGCGGCGGCTAAAGCGCAACATCGACCCAACCGACCTGATGCCGCCGGCGGCAATCGATTACAGCGAGAACGAACCACACCTCCAGGAGCTGTGCTGTCCGAAATGCGTCTGTCAGCCCTGTCCCGAGATACCGAGCTGCCCACCAAACTTCAAGCTCACCATCGACGCACACGACCAGACGGGTCAGCCGGGCAAGTGCTGTCCATCGTACCAGTGCGAACTGCACAATCCGATGTGCTACTCCGAAACGAACCGGACCTGGTACCGGGACAACGAgagctggcaggagtcgcgcTGCACCACCTGCCGGTGTCAGGCGGGTGTGCCTAGATGCGTAGCACCGACCTGCAAACCGCTGAACTGTGAGCACCAAATCGACCTGCCCGACCGGTGCTGTCCGGTGTGCGATCCGCAAAAGTCCATCTTCTGCGAGGACCACAACTGTGAGCTTCGCTGTCGCAACGGGTACGAACGGCGCGGTGATTGTGCGCTGTGCAGCTGCGTGCAGCCGTCGACGAACACAACGATCGATCGCACGATGCCGGACAACAAGCCGACCGAAACGACGGCGTTGGTGGCGAACTACACCTCCGGCGACGTTGCTACTACGAACACCAGCGAGGCCGGCCCTGCTGCGGATGATGGATTTTTCAACAGCCTACCTACGATCATCTGGCTTGCGATCGTCATTATTACTATATTGGCTACCCCGATTATCTATAGCTGGATGACCAAGGAGTGTGTCAAGGAGGGGCTCAAGATGCTTTTCACCTGCAACCAGATCTCGCAACGTAAAAGTGCGTACAACCGGGTGTCCAGTACGGTTCCTGTTGCACCGCCAGCAAACGGGACGGCAGCCGCCAACAGTATGGCCTAA